One segment of Marvinbryantia formatexigens DSM 14469 DNA contains the following:
- the rlmH gene encoding 23S rRNA (pseudouridine(1915)-N(3))-methyltransferase RlmH: MRITVIAVGKIKEKYFTGAIAEYAKRLSRYCKLEIIELADEKTPEGASAALELQIKEKEGDRILKALREDAYVIALAIEGKKLTSEGLADFIEKRGIAGDSHLAFIIGGSLGLDARVLRRADCLLSFSDMTFPHQLMRVILLEQIYRSFRIIHHEPYHK; the protein is encoded by the coding sequence ATGCGCATCACAGTCATAGCGGTCGGAAAAATTAAAGAAAAATACTTCACAGGCGCGATTGCAGAATATGCAAAGCGCCTGTCGCGGTATTGTAAGCTGGAAATCATCGAGCTGGCGGACGAAAAGACGCCGGAGGGCGCCAGCGCCGCGCTGGAGCTGCAGATTAAAGAAAAAGAAGGTGACCGCATTCTGAAAGCCCTCCGCGAGGACGCCTACGTTATCGCCCTCGCCATTGAGGGAAAAAAGCTGACCTCCGAAGGGCTGGCGGACTTTATCGAAAAGCGCGGCATTGCCGGGGACAGCCATCTTGCGTTCATCATCGGCGGCTCTCTCGGACTTGACGCGCGCGTCCTGCGGCGCGCCGACTGTCTTCTCAGCTTCTCCGACATGACCTTTCCGCACCAGCTCATGCGCGTCATATTGCTGGAGCAGATATACCGGAGTTTCCGCATCATCCATCATGAACCGTATCACAAATAA
- the gltA gene encoding NADPH-dependent glutamate synthase: MGDVLKKVPVREQAPKVRAANFDEVCLGYNKEEAMEEAARCINCKNAKCVTGCPVNINIPGFIHEVKEGNFEEAYRIISESSALPAICGRVCPQESQCEGKCIRGIKGEAISIGKLERFVADWARENGIKPTAPAEKNGKKVAVIGSGPSGLTCAGDLAKLGYDVTIFEALHEPGGVLVYGIPEFRLPKLDVVAKEVENVKALGVKIETNVIIGRSITIDELMDEEGFEAVFIGSGAGLPMFMGIPGETAKGVFSANEYLTRNNLMKAFREDYDTPIVRGKKVAVVGGGNVAMDAARTALRLGAEVHIVYRRSEAELPARVEEVHHAKEEGVIFDLLTNPKEILVDENDAVAGMTCIRMELGEPDASGRRRPVEIPGSEFTLDVDTVIMSLGTSPNPLISSTTVGLDTNRRKCIIADEETGKTSKDGVYAGGDAVTGAATVILAMGAGKAAAKGIHEFLSSK, translated from the coding sequence ATGGGAGACGTATTAAAGAAGGTTCCTGTCAGAGAGCAGGCGCCGAAGGTAAGAGCAGCAAATTTTGACGAGGTATGTCTCGGTTATAATAAAGAAGAAGCGATGGAGGAGGCTGCGCGCTGCATTAACTGTAAAAATGCAAAGTGCGTGACCGGATGTCCGGTAAACATCAATATTCCGGGCTTCATCCACGAGGTAAAAGAGGGCAATTTTGAGGAAGCTTACCGGATTATTTCCGAATCCTCCGCGCTGCCGGCAATCTGCGGACGTGTGTGCCCGCAGGAGAGCCAGTGCGAGGGAAAATGTATCCGCGGGATCAAGGGCGAGGCAATCTCCATCGGAAAGCTGGAGCGCTTCGTTGCAGACTGGGCGCGGGAGAACGGCATCAAACCGACGGCTCCGGCGGAGAAAAACGGCAAAAAGGTGGCTGTTATCGGTTCCGGTCCTTCCGGTCTTACCTGCGCGGGCGACCTGGCAAAGCTTGGCTACGATGTGACCATTTTCGAGGCGCTGCATGAGCCGGGCGGAGTGCTTGTTTACGGTATTCCGGAATTCCGTCTTCCGAAGCTGGATGTTGTGGCAAAGGAAGTGGAGAATGTAAAAGCGCTTGGCGTTAAAATTGAGACAAACGTTATCATCGGACGCTCTATCACCATCGACGAGCTGATGGATGAGGAGGGCTTTGAGGCGGTATTTATCGGCTCCGGCGCCGGACTTCCGATGTTCATGGGTATTCCGGGAGAGACGGCGAAGGGCGTATTCTCCGCAAACGAATACCTTACCAGAAACAATCTGATGAAAGCCTTCCGTGAGGATTACGACACCCCGATCGTGCGCGGCAAGAAGGTGGCAGTCGTCGGCGGCGGAAACGTTGCGATGGATGCTGCAAGAACAGCGCTCCGTCTCGGTGCGGAAGTACATATCGTTTACCGCAGAAGTGAGGCAGAGCTTCCGGCGCGTGTGGAGGAGGTTCACCACGCAAAAGAAGAGGGCGTTATCTTCGACCTTCTGACAAACCCGAAGGAGATTCTGGTGGACGAGAACGATGCAGTTGCGGGCATGACCTGCATCCGCATGGAGCTGGGCGAGCCGGATGCCTCCGGAAGAAGACGTCCGGTGGAGATTCCGGGTTCCGAATTTACGCTGGATGTAGATACCGTAATCATGTCGCTCGGTACCTCTCCGAACCCGCTGATTTCCTCCACGACAGTCGGTCTTGACACCAACCGCCGCAAATGCATCATTGCCGACGAGGAAACCGGTAAGACCTCCAAGGACGGCGTATATGCCGGTGGAGACGCAGTTACCGGCGCAGCAACGGTTATTCTTGCAATGGGTGCCGGAAAAGCCGCTGCAAAGGGTATTCATGAATTTTTAAGCAGCAAATAG
- a CDS encoding Dabb family protein gives MVRHIVMWNFVETLSDEEKKAAGAKMKEILEPLKEVVPGVVSLEVIVNELPSSNRDVALIGDYESVEALNGYTIHPAHVEAGKYVRSVTCNRSCLDFEL, from the coding sequence ATGGTAAGACATATTGTAATGTGGAATTTTGTGGAAACACTCTCTGATGAGGAAAAGAAGGCAGCCGGAGCGAAAATGAAGGAGATTCTGGAGCCGCTGAAGGAGGTCGTTCCGGGCGTGGTATCCCTGGAGGTCATTGTCAACGAGCTGCCGTCCAGCAACCGCGATGTTGCGCTGATTGGCGACTACGAATCCGTGGAGGCATTAAACGGCTACACGATCCATCCGGCGCATGTGGAAGCGGGAAAGTATGTCAGAAGCGTTACCTGCAACCGCTCCTGCCTGGATTTTGAGCTGTAA